From the Clostridium sp. Marseille-P299 genome, one window contains:
- a CDS encoding cupin domain-containing protein: MSVKEMSVFPIGKSNDGFAQYFKGQSYLNMLSTEQVVIGNVTFEPGCRNNWHIHHADKGGGQILLVTAGRGYYQEYGCEPKELHPGDVVNIPANVKHWHGAAPNEWFQHLAVEVPGENCNNEWCEPVSDEDYSKLK; this comes from the coding sequence ATGAGTGTGAAAGAGATGAGCGTTTTTCCCATAGGTAAATCAAATGATGGATTTGCACAGTATTTCAAAGGACAAAGCTATCTGAATATGTTGTCAACTGAGCAAGTGGTTATAGGAAATGTCACATTTGAACCAGGCTGTCGGAATAACTGGCATATTCACCACGCAGACAAGGGTGGCGGACAGATTCTGCTTGTTACAGCAGGTCGTGGTTATTATCAAGAATACGGTTGTGAACCGAAAGAATTACACCCCGGTGATGTGGTAAATATTCCAGCAAATGTAAAGCATTGGCACGGTGCTGCACCGAATGAATGGTTTCAGCATTTAGCAGTCGAAGTTCCCGGAGAAAACTGCAATAACGAGTGGTGCGAACCTGTGTCTGATGAAGATTATAGCAAGCTGAAATAA
- a CDS encoding carboxymuconolactone decarboxylase family protein: MTKITAGRDELGKFAPKFAELNDDVLFAEVWSREDKLSARDRSIVTVTCLMASGILDNSLKFHLQNAKNHGVTKEEISEILTHAAFYAGWPKAWAAFRMAKEIWKEID, encoded by the coding sequence ATGACAAAGATAACTGCAGGTAGGGATGAACTAGGCAAATTTGCACCAAAATTTGCTGAATTAAATGATGATGTATTATTCGCAGAGGTATGGTCAAGAGAGGATAAACTCTCTGCAAGGGACAGAAGTATTGTTACGGTAACATGTCTTATGGCAAGTGGTATATTAGATAATTCTCTAAAATTTCATCTCCAAAATGCTAAAAATCATGGCGTAACAAAGGAAGAAATTTCGGAAATTCTGACCCACGCAGCTTTTTATGCAGGATGGCCAAAAGCGTGGGCTGCTTTTCGTATGGCAAAAGAGATTTGGAAAGAAATTGATTAA
- a CDS encoding dihydrofolate reductase family protein — MNRPYIFCHMMTSLDGKIMGKYMDTPKGSAAGDVFYNIAFGKNPYYKHQGWLSGRVTTDDNFTFYEKPQLDDNAPEVPAGDFIAEPNATMYYVSVDPTGKLGWKSSTITYIDTTAHVIEVLTDKASNAYKAFLRKLGISYIIVGKDNIDYGLTLDKLANAFSIKTLMLGGGGVINWSFLQAGMCDELSVVIAASADGSDKTPALFSTKEGLSTDNPISFELEHIEKTDGDSIWLRYKVKNANKGGIGNECERDERFSHR; from the coding sequence ATGAACAGACCTTATATTTTTTGTCATATGATGACTTCTCTTGATGGTAAAATTATGGGCAAATATATGGATACTCCTAAGGGAAGTGCGGCAGGAGATGTATTTTACAACATAGCATTCGGTAAAAATCCTTATTATAAGCATCAAGGCTGGCTGTCGGGACGTGTTACAACCGATGACAATTTTACATTTTATGAAAAACCGCAGCTAGACGACAACGCACCCGAAGTTCCTGCTGGAGATTTTATTGCTGAACCTAATGCTACTATGTACTACGTGTCGGTTGACCCTACCGGAAAACTTGGCTGGAAAAGCAGTACCATTACTTATATTGACACTACAGCCCATGTGATTGAAGTACTGACAGATAAGGCAAGCAACGCATATAAAGCGTTTTTAAGAAAGCTTGGCATATCGTATATTATTGTTGGCAAAGACAATATTGATTACGGTCTGACATTAGATAAGTTGGCTAATGCGTTTTCCATCAAGACGTTAATGCTAGGAGGTGGCGGAGTGATTAACTGGTCTTTCTTACAGGCTGGGATGTGTGACGAACTTAGTGTTGTCATTGCAGCGTCTGCCGATGGATCTGATAAAACTCCTGCCTTGTTTTCCACAAAGGAAGGATTAAGCACAGATAATCCAATTAGCTTTGAACTTGAACATATAGAAAAAACAGATGGCGATAGCATTTGGCTCCGCTATAAAGTAAAAAATGCAAATAAAGGAGGAATTGGCAATGAGTGTGAAAGAGATGAGCGTTTTTCCCATAGGTAA